The DNA window GGCGGGTCTGCTCGATCACGCCGTTGCGGGCGTCGACCAGCACCACGGCCAGGTCGGCGGTGGAGGCACCGGTGACCATGTTCCGGGTGTACTGCACGTGCCCCGGGGTGTCGGCCAGGATGAACCGGCGGCGCGCGGTGGCGAAGTAGCGGTACGCGACGTCGATGGTGATGCCCTGCTCCCGCTCGGCCCGCAGGCCGTCGGTGAGCAGCGCGAGGTCGGGGGCGTCCTGGCCGCGCTGGGCGGAGACGGCCTCGACGGCCTCCATCTGGTCGGTCAGGACCGACTTGGAGTCGTGGAGCAGCCGGCCCACCAGGGTGGACTTGCCGTCGTCGACGGAACCGGCGGTCGCGAAGCGCAGCAGCGTGGTCGCCGACAGATCGGCGAACGGCTCGGTGGTGGAGGTCATGTCTAGAAGTACCCTTCGCGCTTGCGGTCTTCCATCGCGGCCTCGGACATCTTGTCGTCGGCGCGGGTCGCACCCCGCTCGGTGAGGCGGGAGACGGCGATCTCGGCGATCACGGCGTCCAGCGTGGCGGCGTCGGAGTCGACGGCGCCGGTGCAGGACATGTCACCGACGGTGCGGTAGCGGATGAGGCGCGTCTCGGGCGTCTCGTCCTCCTTGGGGCCGCCCCACTCGCCGGCCGTCAGCCACATGCCGCCCCGCTGGAACACCTCGCGCTCGTGCGCGAAGTAGATCTCCGGCAGCTCGATGCCCTCACGGGCGATGTACTGCCAGACGTCCAGCTCGGTCCAGTTGGAGAGCGGGAAGACCCGCACGTGCTCACCGGGCGCGTGGCGGCCGTTGTACAGCTGCCACAGCTCGGGGCGCTGGCGGCGCGGGTCCCACTGGGAGAACTCGTCGCGGAGGCTGAAGACCCGCTCCTTGGCCCGGGCCTTCTCCTCGTCGCGCCGGCCGCCGCCGAAGACCGCGTCGAACTTGAGGCGCTGGATCGCCTCGGTCAGCGGGAGGGTCTGCAGCGGGTTGCGGGTGCCGTCCGGGCGCTCGCGCAGCTTGCCCGCGTCGATGTACTCCTGGACGGACGCCACGTGCAGGCGCAGCCCGTGCTTCTCGACCGTGCGGTCGCGGTACTCCAGCACCTCGGGGAAGTTGTGCCCCGTGTCGACGTGCAGGAGGGTGAAGGGCACCGGCGCCGGCGCGAACGCCTTCAGCGCCAGGTGCAGCATGACGATGGAGTCCTTGCCGCCGGAGAACAGGACCACCGGCTTCTCGAACTCGCCCGCCACCTCGCGGAAGATGTGCACGGCCTCGGATTCGAGGGCGTCGAGGTGCGACAGCGCGTAGGGCGCGTCGGTCTCTTCGTGCAGGTGGGCGACCGTGGTCATGCCAGACCCCTCTCGGTGAGCAGCGCGTGCAGGGCCGAAGCCGACTCCTGGACGGTCTGCGTGTGCGACTCGATACGGAGGTCCGGGGACTCCGGCGCC is part of the Streptomyces subrutilus genome and encodes:
- the cysD gene encoding sulfate adenylyltransferase subunit CysD, whose protein sequence is MTTVAHLHEETDAPYALSHLDALESEAVHIFREVAGEFEKPVVLFSGGKDSIVMLHLALKAFAPAPVPFTLLHVDTGHNFPEVLEYRDRTVEKHGLRLHVASVQEYIDAGKLRERPDGTRNPLQTLPLTEAIQRLKFDAVFGGGRRDEEKARAKERVFSLRDEFSQWDPRRQRPELWQLYNGRHAPGEHVRVFPLSNWTELDVWQYIAREGIELPEIYFAHEREVFQRGGMWLTAGEWGGPKEDETPETRLIRYRTVGDMSCTGAVDSDAATLDAVIAEIAVSRLTERGATRADDKMSEAAMEDRKREGYF